From Pseudomonas sp. stari2, a single genomic window includes:
- a CDS encoding MFS transporter, translating to MTGRLAYLLRPNGYFSLMAWVLAALLFINRLSSMVKLFMALYLRQELGLAIETVGWLLSSYGGGLLIGSMLGGWLSDHVRTARLTAALFFVSAWVLVLLGLVTQVPLLAGLLLLSGTLDGAIRTLHQRLIMENCEVAQRPRAQALSRIARNLGMAAAGVAGGVLAQVDFRWVFFISAGLTLLALLWFIRTTWRRPVLIADEAPPAQSGSGLPYRDKPFLWLLAATVLLGMSFDTVYSTLGNYLRDYYRLSTEAIGWQFAINAILVVALQIPMSHWGERWGARRPLIAGCVLLAVGLGMLPLGSGLFYACLSTVIWTLGEALFMPPLNVLVMQHAQTGKSGRYFGLFFMAWSASSLLSPVLGGQLYGQFGGHSVWLASAVLASLSVPLIYQATRIRTTQCANA from the coding sequence ATGACAGGGAGGCTCGCTTATCTGCTTCGGCCCAATGGTTATTTCAGCCTGATGGCCTGGGTGCTGGCGGCGTTGCTCTTCATTAATCGCCTGAGCAGCATGGTCAAGCTGTTCATGGCGTTGTACTTGCGCCAGGAGCTGGGGCTGGCGATTGAAACCGTCGGCTGGCTGCTGTCGTCATATGGCGGTGGTCTGCTGATCGGCTCGATGCTCGGCGGATGGCTCAGTGACCACGTCCGCACGGCGCGCCTGACGGCGGCGCTGTTCTTTGTCTCTGCGTGGGTTCTGGTCTTGCTGGGTCTGGTCACGCAAGTGCCGTTGCTGGCCGGGTTGCTATTGCTCAGCGGCACTCTCGATGGCGCGATTCGCACCCTGCATCAGCGACTGATCATGGAGAATTGCGAGGTTGCGCAGCGCCCACGGGCGCAGGCCTTGAGTCGCATCGCCCGGAACCTCGGGATGGCCGCTGCCGGTGTAGCGGGCGGTGTGCTGGCACAGGTGGATTTTCGCTGGGTGTTTTTCATCAGTGCCGGGCTCACGCTGCTGGCGCTGCTCTGGTTCATCCGCACGACCTGGCGCCGGCCGGTGCTGATCGCTGACGAGGCGCCACCGGCGCAATCGGGTTCGGGCCTTCCCTATCGCGACAAACCATTTCTCTGGTTGCTGGCGGCGACCGTCCTTCTTGGCATGTCGTTCGACACGGTCTACAGCACCTTGGGCAACTATCTTCGCGACTATTACCGTTTGAGCACCGAGGCCATCGGCTGGCAGTTCGCGATCAACGCGATTCTGGTGGTAGCGCTGCAGATTCCCATGTCGCACTGGGGGGAACGCTGGGGCGCGCGTCGGCCATTGATCGCCGGTTGTGTGCTGCTGGCGGTCGGACTCGGCATGTTGCCGCTGGGTTCCGGCTTGTTTTATGCCTGTCTCTCGACAGTCATCTGGACGCTGGGGGAGGCGTTGTTCATGCCACCGTTGAACGTGCTGGTAATGCAGCATGCACAAACCGGAAAAAGCGGCCGTTACTTCGGTCTGTTCTTCATGGCCTGGAGTGCGAGTTCCCTGTTGTCGCCGGTGCTGGGTGGGCAGCTCTACGGCCAGTTCGGTGGCCACAGTGTCTGGCTGGCGAGTGCCGTCCTGGCCTCGCTGTCAGTACCGCTGATTTATCAGGCCACCCGTATTCGAACCACGCAATGCGCAAATGCTTAG
- a CDS encoding ABC transporter substrate-binding protein: MKMLPLRAAVAAALLSATIGVSAKPLVVCTEASPEGFDMVQYTTAVTADAVAETIFNRLADFKPGTTEVIPALAESWDISDDGLTYTFHLRKGVKFHTTEYFKPTRDMNADDVVWSFQRQLDPNHPWHKLSSVGFPYFESMGFKELLKSVEKVDDNTVKFTLTRREAPFLADIAMAFSSIYPAEYADQLLKANKTGDLNNKPVGTGPFVFQRYNKDAQVRFKANPDYFRGKAPADALILAIATDNNVRLQKLKANECQIALYPKPDDIPSIKKDDKLKVDEMDAMTVSYIAMNTQHKYISDVRVRKAIDIAFDKEAYVNALFGKGNASVAVNPYPPTLLGYNHDLKNPPRDLDKARALLKEAGVPEGTVFTLFTRNGGGPTNPNPMLGAQMMQADLAKVGIKIDIRVMEWGEMLKRAKAGEHDMVSAGWAGDNGDPDNFLTPMLSCEAAKNGENYARWCNEKFQTLLDEARAKVDPAERAKLYEEAQTIFNQDQPWISMAHTRMFTAMRNNVEGYHISPLTTNNFATTQVK, from the coding sequence ATGAAAATGCTTCCCCTACGTGCGGCCGTCGCTGCCGCCCTGTTGAGCGCCACCATCGGCGTCTCGGCCAAACCCTTGGTGGTCTGCACCGAAGCCAGTCCGGAAGGCTTCGATATGGTCCAGTACACGACTGCAGTCACTGCCGACGCGGTGGCCGAAACCATCTTCAACCGCCTGGCTGACTTCAAGCCCGGCACCACTGAAGTGATCCCGGCGCTCGCCGAGTCCTGGGACATCAGTGACGATGGCCTGACCTACACGTTCCACCTGCGCAAAGGCGTCAAGTTCCACACCACCGAATACTTCAAGCCGACTCGCGACATGAACGCCGACGACGTGGTCTGGAGCTTCCAGCGTCAGCTGGACCCGAATCACCCGTGGCACAAACTGTCGAGCGTGGGCTTCCCGTACTTTGAAAGCATGGGCTTCAAGGAACTGCTTAAGAGCGTCGAGAAAGTCGACGACAACACGGTCAAGTTCACGCTGACCCGCCGCGAAGCGCCGTTCCTGGCCGACATCGCCATGGCGTTCTCCTCGATCTACCCGGCCGAATACGCCGACCAGTTGCTCAAGGCCAACAAGACCGGTGATCTGAACAACAAACCGGTCGGCACCGGGCCGTTCGTCTTCCAGCGCTACAACAAGGACGCCCAGGTTCGCTTCAAGGCCAACCCGGACTACTTCCGTGGCAAGGCACCGGCGGATGCGCTGATCCTGGCGATCGCCACCGACAACAACGTGCGCTTGCAGAAACTCAAGGCCAACGAGTGCCAGATCGCGCTGTATCCGAAACCGGATGACATCCCGAGCATCAAGAAAGACGACAAGCTGAAAGTCGATGAAATGGACGCGATGACCGTCTCCTACATCGCCATGAACACCCAGCACAAATACATCAGCGACGTGCGGGTGCGTAAAGCGATCGACATCGCCTTCGACAAGGAAGCCTATGTCAACGCCCTGTTCGGCAAAGGCAACGCCTCGGTCGCGGTCAACCCGTACCCACCGACCCTGCTGGGTTACAACCACGACCTGAAGAACCCGCCACGCGACCTCGACAAGGCCCGCGCCCTGCTCAAGGAAGCCGGCGTGCCGGAAGGTACCGTGTTTACCCTGTTTACCCGCAACGGCGGCGGCCCGACCAACCCGAACCCGATGCTCGGCGCGCAAATGATGCAGGCTGACCTGGCGAAAGTCGGGATCAAGATCGACATCCGCGTGATGGAATGGGGCGAAATGCTCAAACGCGCCAAGGCAGGCGAGCACGACATGGTTTCGGCCGGATGGGCGGGCGACAACGGCGACCCGGATAACTTCCTGACGCCTATGCTCAGTTGCGAAGCCGCCAAGAACGGCGAAAACTACGCTCGCTGGTGCAACGAGAAGTTCCAGACACTGCTCGACGAAGCACGGGCTAAAGTAGATCCGGCCGAACGCGCCAAACTGTATGAAGAAGCCCAGACGATTTTCAATCAGGACCAACCGTGGATCAGCATGGCCCACACCCGGATGTTTACCGCAATGCGCAACAACGTAGAGGGTTATCACATCAGCCCTCTGACAACCAATAACTTCGCCACCACCCAGGTGAAGTAG
- a CDS encoding OprD family porin produces MKLSSTAILALAISSITATAYAEEQSQAFTPVTVNEQSAQAEATGFLEGSKISGTTRNWYANEQLKRGGKFTYRKDGVATPTDRRINWVQGTIVNYTSGFTQGTVGVSTEVAAYNAVALERNRKDLASNNGGAPGSRPGAGNNRTLTKEGGDAEGQWSKLGLANVKFRVSNTTLTAGRQNFSTPIVDTIGNRALPSSFEGVSLHSEELNNLSFDAGSFDRVSPRTEESLSKFRSEYTNNKAETDRVSIVGLNYQPLKSLKTSLYASKVEDFWNQYYFGATHELGDSNIVSLTTGLNYYKTVDTGKKEMGNIDNDTYSLSFGLTHQAHSLTFSYQEINGDEYFDYLHETNGIYLANSLLSDFNGPNEKSFQVAYGLNMAEYGVPGLKFNIYQARGWGIDGTHYTGTAYDVKNMDGEHHYEYGIGATYAVQSGPLKATTVRATYTAHRASENQADGSINEFRLVTTVPFNIL; encoded by the coding sequence ATGAAACTGAGCAGCACCGCGATACTGGCCCTGGCCATCAGCAGCATCACCGCCACGGCTTATGCCGAGGAACAGAGCCAGGCGTTCACCCCGGTTACCGTCAACGAGCAGAGCGCCCAGGCTGAAGCCACCGGCTTCCTCGAAGGCTCCAAAATCAGCGGCACGACCCGTAACTGGTACGCCAACGAGCAACTGAAACGTGGCGGCAAGTTCACCTACCGCAAAGACGGTGTCGCGACCCCGACCGATCGTCGTATCAACTGGGTGCAGGGCACCATCGTCAACTACACCTCCGGCTTCACTCAGGGCACCGTCGGTGTCAGCACTGAAGTGGCCGCGTACAACGCCGTTGCACTGGAGCGCAATCGCAAGGATCTGGCCTCCAACAACGGTGGTGCACCGGGTTCGCGTCCAGGCGCAGGCAACAACCGTACGCTGACCAAAGAAGGCGGCGACGCTGAAGGTCAGTGGAGCAAACTGGGCCTGGCCAACGTCAAGTTCCGCGTTTCCAACACCACCCTGACCGCCGGTCGCCAGAACTTCAGCACGCCAATCGTCGACACCATCGGCAACCGTGCGCTGCCTTCGAGCTTTGAAGGTGTCAGCCTGCACAGCGAAGAGCTGAACAACCTGTCGTTCGACGCCGGCAGCTTCGACCGCGTATCGCCGCGTACCGAAGAAAGCTTGTCGAAATTCCGCTCCGAGTACACCAACAACAAAGCCGAGACCGATCGCGTGAGCATCGTCGGCCTGAACTACCAGCCGCTGAAAAGCCTGAAGACCAGCCTGTACGCCTCCAAGGTTGAAGACTTCTGGAACCAGTACTACTTCGGCGCCACCCACGAACTGGGTGACAGCAACATCGTGAGCCTGACCACCGGTCTGAACTACTACAAGACCGTCGATACCGGCAAGAAAGAGATGGGCAACATCGACAACGACACCTACTCCCTGTCGTTCGGTCTGACCCACCAGGCCCACAGCCTGACCTTCTCGTACCAGGAAATTAACGGTGACGAGTACTTCGACTACCTGCACGAAACCAACGGCATCTACCTGGCCAACTCCCTGCTGTCCGACTTCAACGGCCCGAACGAGAAATCCTTCCAGGTCGCCTACGGTCTGAACATGGCCGAATACGGCGTGCCAGGCCTGAAGTTCAACATCTACCAGGCTCGCGGCTGGGGCATCGACGGTACTCACTACACCGGCACTGCGTATGACGTGAAAAACATGGACGGCGAGCACCACTACGAATACGGCATCGGTGCCACTTACGCGGTACAGAGCGGCCCGCTCAAGGCGACCACCGTGCGTGCCACCTACACTGCTCACCGCGCCAGCGAAAACCAGGCTGACGGCAGCATCAACGAGTTCCGTCTCGTGACCACCGTACCGTTCAACATTCTGTAA
- a CDS encoding ABC transporter ATP-binding protein, whose product MSLLEIKNLNVRFGDKNATPVVDGLDLKVDKGEVLAIVGESGSGKSVTMMALMGLIEHPGIVTADSLSFDGKDMLKLSNRQRRQIVGKDLSMVFQDPMTALNPSYTVGFQIEEVLRLHLKMSGKQARKRAIELLEKVEIPGAASRMDAYPHQLSGGMSQRVAIAMAIAGEPKLLIADEPTTALDVTIQAQIMDLLLALQKEQNMGLVLITHDLAVVAETAQRVCVMYAGQAVEVGQVPQLFDIPAHPYSEALLKAIPEHSQGAERLATLPGIVPGRYDRPQGCLLSPRCPYVQDSCRAQRPTLDPKSNSLARCFYPLNQEVA is encoded by the coding sequence ATGTCACTGCTAGAAATCAAGAATCTCAACGTTCGCTTCGGCGACAAGAACGCCACACCCGTGGTCGACGGCCTCGACCTGAAAGTCGACAAGGGCGAAGTCCTGGCGATCGTGGGCGAGTCGGGTTCCGGCAAGTCCGTGACCATGATGGCGCTGATGGGCCTGATCGAACACCCGGGGATCGTCACTGCCGATTCCCTGAGCTTCGACGGTAAAGACATGCTCAAACTGAGCAATCGCCAGCGTCGGCAGATCGTCGGTAAAGACCTGTCCATGGTGTTCCAGGATCCGATGACCGCCCTGAACCCAAGCTACACCGTCGGTTTCCAGATCGAAGAAGTGCTGCGCCTGCACCTGAAAATGTCCGGCAAGCAAGCGCGTAAACGTGCGATCGAACTGCTGGAAAAAGTCGAAATCCCGGGCGCCGCCAGCCGTATGGACGCCTACCCGCACCAACTGTCCGGCGGTATGAGCCAGCGTGTGGCAATCGCAATGGCGATTGCCGGCGAGCCGAAACTGCTGATCGCCGACGAACCGACCACCGCACTCGACGTGACGATTCAGGCGCAGATCATGGATCTGCTGCTGGCGTTGCAGAAAGAGCAGAACATGGGCCTGGTGCTGATCACCCACGACCTCGCCGTGGTGGCCGAAACCGCCCAGCGCGTGTGCGTGATGTACGCCGGTCAAGCCGTAGAAGTCGGTCAGGTGCCGCAGCTGTTCGACATCCCGGCCCACCCGTACAGCGAAGCGCTGCTCAAAGCGATTCCGGAACACAGCCAGGGTGCCGAACGTCTGGCGACCCTGCCGGGCATCGTTCCCGGCCGCTACGACCGCCCGCAAGGTTGCCTGCTGTCGCCGCGCTGCCCGTACGTGCAGGACAGCTGCCGCGCGCAGCGTCCGACCCTTGACCCGAAAAGCAACAGCCTCGCCCGCTGCTTCTATCCGTTGAACCAGGAGGTGGCGTAA
- a CDS encoding ABC transporter permease subunit produces MSTPTSSVVTAATAVDQSLLYPSPYKEFWQAFAKNKGAVAGMLFMLLVIFCAIFAPWVAPHNPSEQYRDFLLTPPAWLEGGQMQFLLGTDELGRDLLSRLIQGSRLSLLIGLSSVVMSLIPGILLGLFAGFFPKMIGPTIMRLMDIMLALPSLLLAVAIVAILGPGLINTVIAIAVVSLPSYVRLTRAAVMGELNRDYVTAARLAGAGLPRLMFITVLPNCMAPLIVQATLSFSSAILDAAALGFLGLGVQPPTPEWGTMLASARDYIERAWWVVSLPGLTILLSVLAINLMGDGLRDALDPKLKNAA; encoded by the coding sequence ATGAGCACTCCAACATCCTCAGTAGTCACCGCCGCCACCGCCGTGGATCAAAGTCTGCTGTATCCGTCACCGTACAAAGAGTTCTGGCAGGCCTTCGCCAAGAACAAGGGCGCCGTCGCCGGCATGCTGTTCATGCTGCTGGTGATTTTCTGCGCGATCTTCGCGCCGTGGGTCGCCCCGCATAACCCGAGCGAGCAATACCGTGACTTCCTGCTGACGCCACCGGCGTGGCTCGAAGGCGGGCAGATGCAGTTCCTGCTCGGCACCGATGAACTGGGTCGCGACCTGCTGTCGCGTCTGATCCAGGGTTCGCGTCTTTCGCTGCTGATCGGTCTGTCGTCGGTGGTGATGTCGCTGATCCCGGGGATTCTGCTGGGCCTGTTCGCCGGCTTTTTCCCGAAAATGATTGGCCCGACCATCATGCGTCTGATGGACATCATGCTGGCCCTACCGTCGCTGCTGCTGGCCGTGGCGATCGTCGCCATCCTCGGCCCAGGCCTGATCAACACCGTGATCGCGATTGCCGTGGTGTCCTTGCCGTCCTACGTGCGTCTGACCCGTGCCGCGGTGATGGGCGAACTGAACCGCGACTATGTGACCGCCGCGCGCCTGGCCGGTGCCGGTCTGCCACGCCTGATGTTCATCACCGTGCTGCCCAACTGCATGGCACCGCTGATCGTCCAGGCGACCCTGAGCTTCTCTTCGGCGATCCTCGATGCCGCCGCCCTGGGCTTCCTCGGCCTCGGCGTCCAGCCGCCAACCCCTGAGTGGGGCACCATGCTGGCCTCGGCCCGCGACTACATCGAACGCGCCTGGTGGGTCGTGAGTCTGCCTGGTTTGACCATTTTGCTCAGCGTGCTGGCAATCAACTTGATGGGCGACGGCCTGCGCGATGCGCTGGACCCGAAACTCAAGAACGCCGCCTGA
- a CDS encoding peptide chain release factor 3, with product MTRQAAEVAKRRTFAIISHPDAGKTTITEKLLLMGKAIAVAGTVKSRKSDRHATSDWMEMEKQRGISITTSVMQFPYREHMINLLDTPGHEDFSEDTYRTLTAVDSALMVLDGGKGVEPRTIALMDVCRLRDTPIVSFINKLDRDIRDPIELLDEIEAVLKIKAAPITWPIGCYRDFKGVYHLADDYIIVYTAGHGHERTETKIIEKLDSDEARAHLGDEYERFLEQLELVQGACHEFNQQEFLDGQLTPVFFGTALGNFGVDHVLDAVVDWAPRPLPRVANERTVEPVEEKFSGFIFKIQANMDPKHRDRIAFMRICSGKYEKGMKMRHVRTGKDVRIGDALTFFSSEREQLEEAYAGDIIGLHNHGTIQIGDTFSEGETLGFTGIPHFAPELFRRVRLRDPLKSKQLRQGLQQLAEEGATQVFFPERSNDIILGAVGVLQFDVVASRLKEEYKVECSYEPITVYSARWIECSDKKKLEEFSNKAVENLALDGGGHLTYLAPTRVNLALMEERWPDVKFRATREHH from the coding sequence ATGACCAGACAGGCCGCCGAAGTCGCGAAACGCCGCACTTTCGCCATTATTTCCCACCCCGATGCCGGTAAAACCACGATCACCGAAAAGCTCCTGTTGATGGGCAAGGCGATTGCAGTGGCCGGTACGGTGAAATCCCGTAAATCCGACCGCCATGCGACATCCGACTGGATGGAGATGGAGAAGCAGCGGGGTATTTCCATTACCACGTCGGTCATGCAGTTCCCGTATCGCGAACACATGATCAACCTGCTCGACACCCCGGGCCACGAAGACTTCTCCGAAGACACCTACCGAACCCTGACGGCGGTGGACTCGGCCCTGATGGTTCTCGACGGCGGTAAGGGTGTAGAGCCACGTACCATCGCGCTGATGGACGTCTGCCGTCTGCGTGATACGCCGATCGTCAGCTTCATCAACAAACTTGACCGTGACATCCGTGACCCGATCGAACTGCTCGACGAAATCGAAGCCGTTCTGAAGATCAAGGCCGCGCCGATCACCTGGCCGATCGGTTGCTACCGCGACTTCAAGGGCGTTTACCACCTGGCCGACGACTACATCATTGTCTACACCGCCGGCCACGGTCACGAACGCACCGAAACCAAGATCATCGAAAAGCTTGATTCCGACGAAGCCCGCGCCCACCTGGGCGACGAGTACGAGCGCTTCCTCGAACAGCTGGAACTGGTGCAGGGCGCCTGCCACGAGTTCAACCAGCAGGAGTTCCTCGACGGTCAACTGACCCCGGTGTTCTTCGGTACCGCACTGGGCAACTTCGGTGTCGATCACGTGCTCGACGCCGTAGTCGACTGGGCACCGCGTCCGCTGCCACGTGTGGCCAACGAGCGTACCGTGGAGCCGGTGGAAGAGAAGTTCTCGGGCTTCATCTTCAAGATCCAGGCGAACATGGACCCGAAACACCGTGACCGCATCGCCTTCATGCGCATTTGCTCGGGCAAGTACGAGAAAGGCATGAAGATGCGTCACGTGCGTACCGGCAAGGACGTGCGCATCGGCGACGCCCTGACGTTCTTCTCCTCCGAGCGTGAACAGCTCGAAGAAGCGTACGCCGGCGATATCATCGGTCTGCACAACCACGGCACGATCCAGATCGGTGACACCTTCAGCGAAGGCGAAACCCTGGGCTTCACCGGTATCCCGCACTTCGCCCCGGAACTGTTCCGCCGCGTACGCCTGCGCGATCCGCTGAAATCCAAGCAACTGCGCCAGGGCCTGCAACAGCTGGCCGAAGAAGGCGCGACCCAGGTGTTCTTCCCGGAGCGCAGCAACGACATCATCCTCGGCGCCGTCGGTGTGCTGCAGTTCGATGTGGTCGCCAGCCGCCTGAAAGAGGAATACAAGGTCGAGTGCTCCTACGAGCCGATCACCGTCTATTCCGCGCGCTGGATCGAATGCAGCGACAAGAAGAAGCTCGAGGAATTCTCCAACAAGGCTGTGGAAAACCTGGCGCTGGACGGCGGCGGTCACCTGACCTACCTCGCTCCGACCCGAGTCAACCTGGCCCTGATGGAAGAGCGCTGGCCGGACGTGAAATTCCGTGCGACCCGTGAGCACCACTAA
- a CDS encoding ABC transporter permease subunit: protein MFSFIARRLGLLIPTFFGITLLTFALIRMIPGDPVEVMMGERRVDPEMHAQAMERLGLNKPLYAQYLDYIGKLAHGDLGESLRTRESVWTEFTSLFPATLELSMAALLFAGILGLLAGVIAALKRGSLFDHGVMGISLAGYSMPIFWWGLILIMFFSVSLGWTPVSGRIDLLYDIEPRTGFMLIDTLLANDTGAFLDALHHLILPAIVLGTIPLAVIARMTRSSMLEVLREDYIRTAKAKGLSPSRVVFVHGLRNALIPVLTVVGLQVGTLLAGAVLTETIFSWPGIGKWLIEAIGARDYPVVQNGILLIACLVILVNFVVDILYGFANPRIRHQR from the coding sequence ATGTTTAGTTTTATTGCCCGCCGACTGGGGTTGTTGATCCCCACGTTTTTCGGCATCACCTTGCTGACTTTCGCGTTGATTCGCATGATTCCCGGCGACCCCGTGGAAGTGATGATGGGCGAACGTCGGGTCGACCCCGAAATGCACGCTCAGGCAATGGAACGCCTCGGTCTTAACAAACCGTTGTACGCCCAGTACCTGGACTACATCGGCAAGTTGGCTCACGGCGACCTCGGCGAATCCCTGCGCACCCGTGAGAGCGTATGGACCGAGTTCACCTCCCTCTTCCCGGCGACCCTGGAACTGTCCATGGCCGCCCTGCTGTTCGCCGGTATCCTGGGCCTGTTGGCCGGGGTGATTGCGGCCCTCAAGCGAGGATCCCTGTTCGACCACGGGGTGATGGGCATCTCCCTGGCGGGGTATTCGATGCCGATCTTCTGGTGGGGCCTGATCCTCATCATGTTCTTCTCGGTGAGCCTGGGCTGGACCCCGGTTTCCGGGCGGATCGACCTGCTCTATGACATCGAGCCACGCACCGGTTTCATGCTGATCGACACCCTGCTGGCCAATGACACCGGCGCTTTCCTGGATGCGCTGCATCACCTGATCCTGCCGGCCATCGTGCTCGGCACCATTCCGCTGGCGGTGATCGCGCGGATGACCCGCTCGTCGATGCTCGAAGTACTGCGTGAAGACTACATCCGCACCGCCAAGGCCAAAGGCCTGTCGCCATCGCGCGTGGTGTTCGTTCACGGTCTGCGCAACGCCCTGATCCCGGTGCTGACCGTGGTCGGCCTGCAAGTCGGCACCCTGTTGGCCGGTGCGGTCCTGACCGAAACCATCTTCTCCTGGCCCGGCATCGGCAAGTGGCTGATCGAAGCCATCGGCGCCCGGGACTACCCGGTTGTGCAGAACGGCATTCTGTTGATCGCCTGCCTGGTGATCCTGGTCAACTTCGTGGTGGACATCCTCTACGGCTTTGCCAACCCACGCATCCGTCATCAGCGCTGA
- a CDS encoding peptide ABC transporter ATP-binding protein — protein sequence MAVVLTARDLTRHYEVSRGLFKGHATVRALNGVSFELEAGKTLAVVGESGCGKSTLARALTLIEEPSSGSLKIAGQEVAGADKAQRKQLRKDVQMVFQSPYASLNPRQKVGDQLAEPLLINTNLSAAERREKVQAMMKQVGLRPEHYQRYPHMFSGGQRQRIALARAMMLQPKVLVADEPTSALDVSIQAQVLNLFMDMQQEFNTGYVFISHNLAVVQHVADDVMVMYLGRPVEIGPKEDIYARPLHPYTQALLSATPTIHPDPDKPKIKIVGELPNPLNPPPGCAFHKRCPYATERCSTEEPMLRHLDNRQVACHYAEQFLDGAA from the coding sequence ATGGCCGTCGTACTTACCGCCCGCGACCTGACCCGTCACTACGAAGTCTCCCGTGGCCTGTTCAAGGGCCACGCGACCGTGCGCGCCCTCAACGGCGTGTCGTTCGAGCTGGAAGCCGGCAAGACCCTCGCCGTCGTCGGTGAATCGGGCTGCGGCAAATCCACCCTCGCCCGCGCCCTGACTCTGATCGAGGAACCGTCGTCCGGCTCGCTGAAAATCGCCGGGCAAGAAGTGGCCGGTGCCGACAAGGCTCAGCGTAAACAACTGCGCAAAGACGTGCAGATGGTGTTCCAGAGCCCTTACGCGTCGTTGAATCCACGGCAGAAAGTCGGAGATCAACTGGCCGAACCGCTGCTGATCAACACCAACCTTTCGGCCGCCGAGCGCCGCGAGAAAGTCCAGGCGATGATGAAGCAGGTCGGCTTACGTCCCGAGCACTACCAGCGTTATCCGCACATGTTCTCCGGCGGTCAGCGTCAGCGTATCGCGCTGGCTCGCGCCATGATGCTGCAACCGAAAGTGCTGGTGGCGGACGAACCGACCTCGGCGCTGGACGTGTCGATCCAGGCGCAGGTGCTGAACCTGTTCATGGATATGCAGCAGGAGTTCAACACCGGTTACGTGTTCATCTCGCACAACCTGGCGGTGGTGCAGCACGTGGCCGATGACGTGATGGTGATGTACCTCGGTCGTCCGGTGGAAATCGGTCCGAAAGAGGACATTTATGCCCGTCCTCTGCACCCGTACACCCAGGCGCTGCTGTCGGCGACGCCGACCATCCATCCGGATCCGGACAAGCCGAAAATCAAGATCGTCGGCGAGCTGCCCAACCCGCTGAACCCGCCGCCTGGCTGCGCGTTCCACAAGCGCTGCCCGTACGCGACCGAGCGTTGCAGTACTGAAGAACCGATGTTGCGCCACCTCGACAATCGGCAGGTGGCTTGCCACTACGCCGAACAGTTCCTCGACGGCGCGGCATGA